A region from the Streptosporangium sp. NBC_01756 genome encodes:
- a CDS encoding PucR family transcriptional regulator, with protein MGTLGTAAMARMDERLMWFRALSAEDRSWVGLVAQAGIAAFVEWFQHAGEGRPTPSIEFFGTAPRELKRSISLQQTVDIVRVVVEVVEAQTGDLAAPGGDDQLQQAMLRYTRDVAFAAAQVYAREAEARGAWDARLEALIVDALVRGEVDDGLHSWAAALGWTSSPIVVLAGQAPDDDPQAVVDGLRDRGRRTGLDMLAGVQHDRLIVIVGGADSVSAAARHVLPRFGPGPVVIGPEVNDLQAAASSARAAIAGLRAASGWPDAPRPVHAEDLLAERAIDGDADARGQLIENVYLPLVGTPLLDTLATYLEQGTSLEATARLLFVHPNTVRYRLRKITELTGYQPTEGRSAFTLQVGLILGRLSETTVI; from the coding sequence ATGGGCACGCTGGGCACGGCCGCCATGGCGAGGATGGACGAGCGGCTGATGTGGTTCCGTGCCCTGTCGGCCGAGGACAGATCCTGGGTCGGGCTGGTGGCCCAGGCGGGGATCGCCGCGTTCGTGGAGTGGTTCCAGCACGCCGGGGAGGGCCGTCCGACCCCGAGCATCGAGTTCTTCGGCACCGCCCCACGGGAGCTGAAGCGCTCCATCTCGCTGCAGCAGACCGTGGACATCGTCCGGGTGGTGGTCGAGGTGGTCGAGGCGCAGACCGGAGATCTGGCCGCGCCAGGCGGGGACGACCAGCTCCAGCAGGCCATGCTCCGTTACACCCGAGACGTGGCGTTCGCCGCCGCCCAGGTCTACGCGCGTGAGGCCGAGGCACGCGGCGCCTGGGATGCGCGGCTGGAGGCGTTGATCGTCGACGCACTGGTCCGGGGTGAGGTCGACGACGGGCTGCACTCGTGGGCCGCCGCGCTCGGCTGGACCTCCTCCCCCATCGTGGTGCTGGCCGGGCAGGCGCCTGACGACGACCCGCAGGCGGTGGTCGACGGGCTGCGCGACCGGGGCCGCAGAACCGGGCTGGACATGCTGGCGGGGGTCCAGCACGACCGGCTGATCGTGATCGTGGGCGGTGCGGACAGCGTCAGCGCCGCCGCCCGGCACGTGCTGCCGCGCTTCGGTCCCGGCCCGGTCGTGATCGGGCCGGAGGTGAACGACCTGCAGGCGGCGGCGAGTTCGGCGCGGGCGGCGATCGCCGGTCTGCGGGCCGCCTCCGGGTGGCCGGACGCGCCCCGGCCGGTCCACGCCGAGGACCTGCTGGCCGAGCGGGCGATCGACGGCGACGCCGACGCCAGGGGGCAGCTGATCGAGAACGTCTACCTGCCGCTGGTGGGCACACCGCTCCTCGACACGCTCGCGACCTACCTTGAGCAGGGCACGTCCCTGGAGGCCACGGCCCGGCTGCTCTTCGTCCACCCGAACACGGTGCGCTACCGTCTCCGTAAGATCACCGAGCTGACCGGATACCAGCCCACGGAAGGGCGGTCCGCCTTCACCCTGCAGGTCGGGCTCATCCTCGGCCGACTGTCCGAAACAACCGTAATCTAG
- a CDS encoding glutathionylspermidine synthase family protein produces the protein MRRDTSLPRDGWESIIEGHGLAYHRSAHPEGLDRPYWDEGVQYVFSMDEVLDLENQVEDLHRMCLHAVEHVVEHGRYAEFAIPEWVAPEIARSWERNDPHLFGRFDLRYDGTGPAKLLEYNADTPTSLLESSVVQWFWLRDRYPDDDQWNSIHERLIARWQQIAAALPTGPAHFAWTSMDETGEEAMTLAYLQETADQAGLKTIAVAMEDIGWDGLNLRFVDMERRVIRSLCKLYPWEWAVADPFGAHAIRQQPSMTWIEPLWKMLLSNKALLAVLWELYPGHPNLLPAYLDGPRGMSSYIVKPLLGREGASMRIVTPGDRVETAGGYGAEGHVYQEFQALPVFDGWRPVLGAWVVHDEAAGVGIRETSGFITDDTSSFVPHRIEL, from the coding sequence ATGAGACGCGACACTTCACTCCCCCGGGACGGCTGGGAGAGCATCATCGAGGGCCACGGCCTGGCCTATCACCGTTCGGCCCATCCCGAGGGCCTCGACCGCCCCTACTGGGACGAGGGCGTGCAGTACGTCTTCTCCATGGACGAGGTCCTCGACCTGGAGAACCAGGTGGAAGACCTGCACCGGATGTGCCTGCATGCGGTCGAGCACGTCGTCGAGCACGGCCGCTACGCCGAGTTCGCCATTCCCGAATGGGTGGCGCCGGAGATCGCCCGTTCCTGGGAGCGGAACGATCCGCACCTGTTCGGCCGGTTCGACCTGCGCTACGACGGGACCGGCCCCGCCAAGCTGCTGGAGTACAACGCCGACACCCCGACGAGCCTGCTGGAGAGCTCGGTCGTGCAGTGGTTCTGGCTGCGGGACCGCTACCCGGACGACGACCAGTGGAACTCCATCCACGAGCGGCTGATCGCCCGATGGCAGCAGATAGCGGCCGCCCTGCCCACCGGACCGGCGCACTTCGCCTGGACCTCCATGGACGAGACCGGCGAGGAGGCGATGACCCTCGCCTACCTTCAGGAGACCGCCGACCAGGCCGGGCTGAAAACGATCGCCGTGGCCATGGAGGACATCGGCTGGGACGGGCTCAACCTGCGGTTCGTGGACATGGAGCGCCGGGTGATCCGCTCACTCTGCAAGCTGTACCCGTGGGAGTGGGCGGTCGCCGACCCGTTCGGCGCCCACGCCATCCGCCAGCAGCCTTCGATGACCTGGATCGAGCCGCTGTGGAAGATGCTGCTCTCCAACAAGGCGCTGCTCGCGGTGCTCTGGGAGCTGTACCCCGGCCATCCGAACCTGCTCCCGGCCTACCTCGACGGCCCCCGCGGCATGTCCTCCTACATCGTCAAGCCCCTGCTCGGCAGGGAGGGCGCGAGCATGCGGATCGTCACTCCGGGCGACCGGGTCGAGACCGCCGGCGGCTACGGCGCCGAGGGCCACGTCTACCAAGAGTTCCAAGCCCTTCCCGTCTTCGACGGCTGGCGTCCCGTGCTCGGCGCCTGGGTCGTCCACGACGAGGCTGCCGGGGTCGGCATCCGTGAGACCTCAGGGTTCATCACCGACGACACGTCGTCCTTCGTCCCCCACCGCATCGAACTGTGA
- a CDS encoding acyl-CoA carboxylase subunit beta, protein MLDNGVVTDASGKEVVDPRDPQVRLAALFDDGSVRLITPVDRSGVLSAVGRVEGVPAVAFVSDARVQGGAMGSEGCEHIVHAYDVAVRERVPVIGVWHSGGARLAEGVESLHAVGRVFAAMTRASGVIPQLSVVVGPAAGGAAYGPALTDIVILADEGRIFVTGPDVVRSVTGEQIDMAALGGPEPHSKRSGVVHLVTKSETEAYVQARRLTVLLGHQGRIRTTVDEVDFGDVLPENPRRAYDVKPLVNGLLDEPGVELHPKWAPNIVTTLGRIGGRTVGVIANNPMRLGGCLDSTSAEKAARFVRMCDALGVPLVVLVDVPGYLPGVGQEHDGVVRRGAKLLHAFAEASVPRVTLVTRKAYGGAYVAMNSRSLGATKVFGWPTTQIAVMGAVAAVRVLKRRELAAAPDEERAALETRLAEEHEILAGGLDRAIELGVVDEVIKPGETRGAIARVLAQATPARGAHGNIPL, encoded by the coding sequence GTGCTCGACAACGGGGTGGTGACCGACGCCTCCGGCAAGGAGGTTGTCGATCCTCGTGATCCTCAGGTGCGTCTCGCGGCCCTCTTCGACGATGGCTCCGTCCGGCTGATCACCCCCGTGGACCGCAGCGGTGTGCTCTCCGCGGTGGGCCGTGTCGAGGGCGTACCCGCCGTGGCGTTCGTCAGTGACGCCCGCGTCCAGGGTGGCGCGATGGGCAGCGAGGGCTGCGAGCACATCGTGCACGCCTACGACGTCGCGGTCCGCGAGCGCGTTCCGGTCATCGGTGTGTGGCATTCGGGCGGTGCCCGGCTCGCCGAGGGCGTCGAGTCGTTGCACGCGGTCGGCCGCGTCTTCGCCGCGATGACCCGCGCCTCCGGCGTGATCCCGCAACTGTCGGTGGTGGTCGGCCCCGCGGCCGGCGGCGCCGCCTACGGCCCGGCGCTGACCGACATCGTGATCCTGGCCGACGAGGGCCGCATCTTCGTCACCGGCCCCGACGTCGTCCGCAGCGTCACCGGCGAGCAGATCGACATGGCCGCCCTCGGCGGTCCCGAGCCGCACAGCAAGCGCAGCGGCGTGGTCCACCTGGTCACCAAGTCGGAGACCGAGGCCTATGTCCAGGCACGGCGCCTGACCGTGCTCCTCGGTCACCAGGGCCGGATCCGCACCACCGTCGACGAGGTCGACTTCGGAGACGTGCTGCCGGAGAACCCGCGCCGCGCCTACGACGTGAAGCCGCTGGTCAACGGCCTTCTCGACGAGCCGGGCGTCGAGCTGCACCCCAAATGGGCGCCGAACATCGTCACCACGCTGGGCCGTATCGGGGGCCGGACCGTCGGTGTGATCGCCAACAACCCCATGCGCCTGGGCGGTTGCCTGGATTCCACCTCCGCCGAGAAGGCCGCGCGGTTCGTCCGCATGTGCGACGCCCTGGGTGTCCCGCTGGTCGTCCTGGTGGACGTCCCGGGCTATCTTCCCGGCGTCGGCCAGGAGCACGACGGCGTGGTCCGCCGCGGTGCCAAGCTCCTGCACGCCTTCGCCGAGGCCTCCGTGCCACGGGTCACGCTGGTGACCCGCAAGGCCTACGGCGGCGCGTACGTCGCGATGAACTCCCGCTCGCTGGGCGCCACCAAGGTCTTCGGCTGGCCGACCACGCAGATCGCGGTCATGGGGGCGGTCGCCGCCGTCCGCGTCCTCAAGCGCCGCGAGCTCGCGGCGGCGCCCGACGAGGAGCGCGCGGCTCTGGAGACCAGGCTCGCCGAGGAGCACGAGATCCTCGCCGGCGGTCTCGACCGGGCCATCGAGCTCGGCGTGGTGGACGAGGTCATCAAGCCCGGGGAGACCCGCGGGGCCATCGCCAGGGTCCTGGCGCAGGCCACCCCGGCCCGCGGCGCCCATGGGAACATCCCGCTCTGA
- the fabF gene encoding beta-ketoacyl-ACP synthase II codes for MNTDQVRVVVTGLGATTPLGGDVASTWSALLAGQSGVRTLTEDWIDSVPVKFAARAAVDPTEVLPRPEARRLDRAEQFALVAAREAWAHAAIDKVDPERLGVVVGSGIGGITTILAAYDTFKEKGWQRLSPYTVPMLMPNGAAGWIGIEIGARAGVHATVSACATGAESIGYAIEMIRSGRADVVVAGGTEAAIHPLNVGSFAAMRAMSTRNDEPELASRPWDKGRDGFVLGEGAGIVVLESEEHARARGAKIYAVAAGVGYSADAHHIAQPEPTGAGVMLAMRRVLENAGLTGQDIKHVNAHSTSTPAGDVVETIAIKEVIGAHPLVSGTKSMTGHLLGGAGGIESVFTVLALHERIAPGTINVDDLDDGVEVDIVIGAPRALPDGQIAAINNSFGFGGHDVAVAFTSI; via the coding sequence GTGAACACAGACCAGGTACGTGTCGTCGTCACCGGGCTCGGCGCGACGACGCCCCTCGGTGGAGACGTCGCCTCGACCTGGTCGGCGCTCCTCGCCGGTCAGTCGGGGGTCCGCACCCTCACCGAGGACTGGATCGACTCGGTCCCGGTGAAGTTCGCCGCCCGCGCCGCCGTGGACCCGACCGAGGTGCTCCCCCGGCCGGAGGCACGGCGGCTCGACCGGGCCGAGCAGTTCGCACTGGTCGCGGCCCGTGAGGCCTGGGCGCACGCCGCGATCGACAAGGTCGACCCGGAGCGTCTCGGCGTGGTCGTGGGCAGCGGGATCGGCGGCATCACCACGATCCTCGCCGCCTACGACACCTTCAAGGAGAAGGGGTGGCAGCGGCTCTCGCCCTACACCGTCCCGATGCTGATGCCGAACGGCGCGGCGGGTTGGATCGGCATCGAGATCGGCGCCAGGGCCGGCGTGCACGCCACGGTGAGCGCCTGCGCCACCGGTGCCGAGTCGATCGGCTACGCCATCGAGATGATCCGCTCCGGACGTGCCGACGTGGTCGTGGCCGGCGGCACCGAGGCGGCCATCCACCCGCTGAACGTCGGCTCCTTCGCCGCCATGCGTGCCATGTCCACCCGCAACGACGAGCCTGAGCTGGCCTCCCGCCCGTGGGACAAGGGCCGGGACGGCTTCGTCCTCGGTGAGGGCGCCGGCATCGTCGTGCTGGAGTCGGAGGAGCACGCCCGCGCACGCGGCGCCAAGATCTACGCGGTGGCCGCCGGCGTCGGATACTCGGCCGACGCCCACCACATCGCCCAGCCGGAGCCGACCGGTGCCGGGGTCATGCTGGCCATGCGCCGCGTCCTGGAGAACGCCGGTCTCACCGGCCAGGACATCAAGCACGTGAACGCGCACTCCACCTCCACCCCCGCGGGTGACGTGGTGGAGACCATCGCGATCAAGGAAGTCATCGGCGCCCACCCGCTGGTCAGCGGCACCAAGTCGATGACCGGTCACCTGCTCGGCGGCGCCGGCGGCATCGAGTCCGTCTTCACCGTCCTCGCGCTGCACGAGCGGATCGCACCGGGCACGATCAACGTGGACGACCTCGACGACGGCGTCGAGGTGGACATCGTGATCGGCGCGCCCCGAGCGCTGCCCGACGGCCAGATCGCCGCGATCAACAACTCCTTCGGGTTCGGTGGACACGACGTCGCTGTGGCCTTCACGAGCATCTGA
- a CDS encoding DUF350 domain-containing protein, which yields MSPTPLPAPLPSTVDTVTTSLAETLGRGALAVVSYAALGVILLVIGFYVIDLAIPGKLSRLIKSDRNPNATLLTTSGLGAVGLIVAASIWSSGGALHEGLLATAVFGLVGIAVQTVGMVVFDKVAGISVRELVQEPDLQPGARLLAVTHLAIGLITAVAVI from the coding sequence ATGAGCCCCACCCCCCTGCCCGCACCGCTTCCGAGCACCGTCGACACCGTGACGACCTCCCTGGCCGAGACCCTCGGGCGGGGCGCGCTCGCCGTCGTCTCCTACGCCGCGCTCGGCGTGATCCTGCTGGTCATCGGTTTCTACGTGATCGACCTGGCCATCCCCGGCAAGCTCAGCCGGCTGATCAAGTCCGACCGCAATCCCAACGCCACCCTGCTCACCACCTCCGGCCTGGGGGCCGTCGGACTGATCGTCGCGGCCTCCATCTGGTCCTCGGGCGGAGCGCTGCACGAGGGCCTGCTCGCGACCGCGGTCTTCGGGCTGGTGGGCATCGCCGTACAGACGGTGGGGATGGTGGTGTTCGACAAGGTCGCCGGGATCTCGGTCCGCGAACTGGTCCAGGAGCCCGACCTCCAGCCCGGTGCCCGTCTGCTGGCGGTCACCCACCTGGCCATCGGCCTGATCACCGCGGTAGCCGTCATCTGA
- a CDS encoding acyl carrier protein: MALTEQEILAGIGKIINEITGIPASEVSPEKNFVDDLDIDSLSMVEIAVAAQDEFGVEIPDEQLKHLKTVKDVINFIQS; encoded by the coding sequence ATGGCCCTGACCGAGCAGGAGATCCTCGCTGGTATCGGCAAGATCATCAACGAGATCACCGGCATCCCGGCCTCCGAGGTCAGCCCGGAGAAGAACTTCGTGGACGACCTCGACATCGACTCGCTGTCCATGGTCGAGATCGCCGTCGCCGCCCAGGACGAGTTCGGCGTCGAGATCCCGGACGAGCAGCTCAAGCACCTCAAGACCGTCAAGGACGTCATCAACTTCATCCAGAGCTAG
- a CDS encoding DUF3145 domain-containing protein, which yields MSARGVLYVHSAQPALCPHIEWAVAGVLGVPVDLTWTPQPAAPGHVRAQAEWEARQGTAAAITSSLMGWQRIRFEITEDASPGADGSRHAYTPSLGAFTAVIGATGDILVPEDRLRSAMLMARQGRVVLEEELDRLLGKQWDAELESFRYAGEGAPVRWLHAAV from the coding sequence GTGTCTGCTCGTGGCGTGCTTTACGTCCACTCAGCTCAGCCTGCGCTGTGCCCTCATATCGAATGGGCCGTCGCGGGTGTCCTTGGCGTGCCCGTAGACCTGACCTGGACTCCGCAGCCCGCCGCTCCCGGCCATGTGCGTGCACAGGCCGAGTGGGAGGCACGTCAGGGGACGGCGGCGGCGATCACCTCGTCGTTGATGGGCTGGCAGCGGATCCGCTTTGAGATCACCGAGGACGCCTCGCCGGGTGCCGACGGGTCCCGCCATGCCTACACACCGTCCCTCGGCGCCTTCACGGCGGTGATCGGTGCCACGGGCGACATCCTGGTGCCCGAAGACCGGTTGCGCTCCGCCATGCTCATGGCGCGGCAGGGCCGCGTGGTGCTGGAGGAGGAGCTGGACCGTCTGCTCGGCAAGCAGTGGGACGCGGAGCTTGAGTCGTTCCGTTATGCGGGCGAGGGCGCCCCGGTCCGCTGGCTGCACGCCGCGGTCTGA
- a CDS encoding alpha/beta hydrolase → MRKILAAASATAILAGALAACGNSAVTDGYGAAGGPSTPGSVQSPGASSAEPAGPIAWSTCTDLERPDGQAPAKPDPSLQCGKLKVPLDYAKPTGEMLDIAVIKVRATGPGERLGSLVFNFGGPGASGVDTMARAAKVFDTLRAHYDLVSFDPRGVERSSGVRCGDNKIMDKFTSMNSLATTPAEQAEMDRTIKEFADACGQTSGRILPYVGTVNTARDMDRLREAVGDRQLNYFGISYGTQLGAVYATQFAKNVGRFVLDSPLDPSVGLDKRTLVQTRGFQHAYEAFLKDCVKGPGPCEIGADTTIANKNVDTFLADLRKKPLQVGARQVTQGLASTGISAALYSALTWPLLEQGLTQGFKGDGRILLTLADSYNGRKPDGSYSTLMSSFPAISCVDTAERPTPQELAAVQAEAEKISPLFASQGMGSICRVWPVPGSDEARKVNATGSGPIVVVGGTGDPATPYEWAPKLTEKLTTGVLVTYKGEGHGAYLSGDACVKKAVDNYLVGGKTPAKGTTCPTS, encoded by the coding sequence GTGCGAAAAATCCTGGCGGCCGCCAGCGCGACGGCGATCCTGGCCGGCGCGCTGGCCGCCTGCGGCAACAGTGCCGTGACCGACGGCTACGGTGCCGCGGGTGGCCCTTCCACCCCGGGTTCCGTGCAGAGTCCGGGGGCGAGTTCGGCCGAACCGGCGGGCCCGATCGCCTGGAGCACCTGCACGGACCTCGAGCGTCCGGACGGGCAGGCTCCCGCCAAACCCGACCCGAGCCTGCAGTGCGGAAAGCTGAAGGTCCCGCTCGACTACGCCAAACCCACCGGTGAGATGCTGGACATAGCCGTGATCAAGGTCAGGGCCACCGGCCCCGGCGAGCGGCTCGGTTCCCTGGTCTTCAACTTCGGCGGCCCCGGCGCGTCCGGCGTCGACACCATGGCCAGAGCCGCCAAGGTCTTCGACACGCTGCGCGCCCACTACGACCTGGTCAGCTTCGACCCTCGCGGAGTGGAGCGCAGCTCCGGCGTCAGGTGCGGCGACAACAAGATCATGGACAAGTTCACCTCGATGAACAGCCTGGCCACCACACCGGCGGAGCAGGCCGAGATGGACCGGACCATCAAGGAGTTCGCCGACGCCTGCGGGCAGACCTCCGGCAGGATCCTCCCCTATGTCGGCACGGTGAACACCGCCCGGGACATGGACCGGCTCCGCGAGGCGGTGGGCGACAGACAGCTCAACTACTTCGGCATCTCGTACGGCACGCAGCTCGGCGCGGTCTACGCGACCCAGTTCGCCAAGAATGTGGGCCGTTTCGTACTGGACTCGCCGCTCGACCCCAGCGTCGGTCTGGACAAGCGCACGCTGGTCCAGACCCGGGGGTTCCAGCACGCCTACGAGGCCTTCCTGAAGGACTGCGTCAAGGGGCCCGGCCCGTGCGAGATCGGCGCCGACACGACCATCGCGAACAAGAACGTCGACACGTTCCTGGCCGACCTGAGGAAGAAGCCGCTGCAGGTCGGTGCCCGCCAGGTCACCCAGGGGCTCGCCAGCACCGGTATCTCCGCCGCGCTGTACTCCGCCCTGACCTGGCCGCTGCTGGAGCAGGGCCTGACCCAGGGGTTCAAGGGTGACGGCCGGATCCTGCTGACCCTGGCCGACAGCTACAACGGCCGTAAACCCGACGGGTCCTACTCGACCCTCATGAGCAGTTTCCCCGCCATCAGTTGCGTGGACACCGCCGAACGACCGACTCCCCAGGAGCTGGCCGCGGTCCAGGCCGAGGCGGAGAAGATCTCCCCGCTCTTCGCCAGCCAGGGCATGGGCAGCATCTGCCGGGTGTGGCCGGTCCCGGGCAGCGACGAGGCCAGGAAGGTGAACGCCACCGGCTCCGGGCCGATCGTGGTGGTCGGCGGCACCGGCGATCCCGCCACGCCGTACGAGTGGGCGCCGAAGCTGACCGAGAAGCTCACGACCGGGGTGCTGGTCACCTACAAGGGCGAGGGCCACGGCGCCTACCTGTCCGGTGACGCCTGCGTGAAGAAGGCCGTCGACAACTACCTGGTCGGCGGGAAGACTCCCGCGAAGGGCACCACCTGTCCCACGTCCTGA
- a CDS encoding helix-turn-helix transcriptional regulator produces the protein MDRTDRLYALAEELRAISPRSLSARELAARFEVSVRTVERDLSVLQRSGVPIHTEPGRRGCYVLDKSLSLPPLNFTPAEAVAVATALERSGKDPLALHARSALRKLTAALAPSEVGGDGVGGDGGGGDGERPTRGRAVVEPEPYPRVSRVIEQALLHRRVLRIEYEDRKGRTTTREVEPAVFVGGRGGHWYLVGLCRLRQDARIFRLDRIGWAEETEEVSPDHPPERFSPQIPQVLTGAPDLE, from the coding sequence GTGGACCGTACCGACCGGCTTTACGCCCTTGCCGAGGAGCTTCGCGCGATCTCACCCCGGTCCCTGTCGGCACGCGAGCTCGCCGCCAGGTTCGAGGTCAGCGTCCGCACGGTCGAGCGTGATCTGTCCGTGCTCCAGCGGTCGGGGGTGCCGATACACACCGAGCCGGGCAGGCGCGGCTGCTACGTCCTCGACAAGAGCCTGTCCCTGCCTCCGCTCAACTTCACCCCGGCCGAGGCGGTGGCGGTGGCCACGGCGCTCGAACGGTCGGGCAAGGATCCCCTCGCCCTCCATGCCCGCAGCGCCCTGCGCAAGCTGACCGCCGCGCTGGCGCCCTCCGAGGTCGGCGGAGACGGGGTCGGCGGAGACGGGGGTGGCGGAGACGGGGAGCGGCCCACCCGGGGGCGCGCGGTCGTCGAGCCGGAGCCCTATCCCCGGGTGTCGCGGGTCATCGAGCAGGCCCTGCTGCACCGCAGGGTGCTGCGGATCGAGTATGAGGACCGCAAGGGCCGGACCACCACACGGGAGGTGGAACCGGCGGTCTTCGTGGGCGGACGCGGCGGGCACTGGTATCTCGTGGGTCTGTGCCGCCTCCGGCAGGACGCGCGGATCTTCCGGCTCGACCGCATCGGCTGGGCGGAGGAGACCGAGGAGGTCTCTCCGGACCATCCGCCGGAGCGGTTCTCCCCGCAGATTCCCCAGGTGCTCACCGGCGCCCCCGATCTCGAGTGA
- a CDS encoding beta-ketoacyl-ACP synthase III — MKTLQGAPGARILALGHYQPSRVVTNDDLSATIETNDEWIQSRVGIKERRIASEGESEIDLAVQAGGKALAASGLSADDIDLVIVATCTLETQIPNAAGRVANRLGIDAPGAFDVNTACSGFCYALAVADDAIRAGSATNVLVVGTEKLSQWIDWTDRTTAVIFADGAGAAVVGPSDVPRIGPVVWGSAGDKSDAIIIKDRDSFLHQEGQTVFRWATTALHPVARQICERAGVDPADLAAFVPHQANLRIIEAIARKIGADNAVIAKDIVLAGNTSAASIPLALSRMVERAEVPSGGLALLLGFGAGLTYAGQVVEIP; from the coding sequence ATGAAGACCCTGCAGGGCGCTCCTGGTGCCAGGATCCTGGCTCTCGGCCACTACCAGCCGTCCAGGGTGGTCACCAACGACGATCTGTCGGCCACCATCGAGACCAACGACGAGTGGATCCAGAGCCGCGTCGGCATCAAGGAGCGCCGGATCGCCTCCGAGGGCGAGTCGGAGATCGACCTGGCCGTACAGGCCGGCGGCAAGGCCCTGGCCGCGAGCGGGCTGTCAGCCGACGACATCGACCTGGTGATCGTCGCCACCTGCACGCTGGAGACACAGATCCCCAACGCGGCCGGCCGGGTGGCCAACCGGCTGGGCATCGACGCCCCAGGCGCGTTCGACGTGAACACCGCCTGCTCCGGCTTCTGCTACGCGCTGGCCGTCGCCGACGACGCGATCCGCGCGGGCTCGGCCACCAACGTGCTGGTCGTCGGCACCGAGAAGCTCTCCCAGTGGATCGACTGGACCGACCGGACCACTGCGGTGATCTTCGCCGACGGCGCCGGCGCGGCGGTCGTCGGCCCGTCCGACGTCCCGCGCATCGGGCCGGTGGTGTGGGGCAGCGCGGGCGACAAGTCCGACGCGATCATCATCAAGGACCGTGACTCCTTCCTGCACCAGGAGGGTCAGACGGTTTTCCGCTGGGCCACCACCGCGCTTCACCCGGTGGCCAGGCAGATCTGCGAACGCGCCGGAGTGGACCCCGCCGACCTCGCGGCCTTCGTGCCCCACCAGGCCAATCTGCGCATCATCGAAGCCATCGCACGCAAGATCGGCGCCGACAACGCCGTCATCGCCAAGGACATTGTGCTGGCGGGGAACACCTCCGCCGCGTCGATCCCGCTGGCGCTGTCCCGGATGGTGGAACGCGCCGAGGTCCCCTCGGGCGGGCTCGCCCTGCTGCTGGGCTTCGGCGCCGGCCTGACCTACGCCGGTCAGGTCGTCGAGATCCCCTGA
- a CDS encoding ACP S-malonyltransferase yields the protein MLVIVAPGQGAQTPGFLSPWLELPGLADRLSAWSDLVGLDLITYGTTADADEIRDTAVAQPLLVATGLAVAEVLGASPGIVAGHSVGELTAAALAGVLTAEQALTFVRERGQAMAKAAAVTETGMVAVLGGAEEDVLAAIGRHGLTPANINGAGQIVAGGTLAQLEAFKAEPPARARLIPLSVAGAFHTVHMASAVHHLREVAAEITPRDPSTTLLSNADGAVVTSGAAFVERLIDQVASPVRWDACMATMADQGVTAMIELVPGGTLAGLAKRALRGVTTVALKTPDDLDAARKVLHEPA from the coding sequence GTGCTCGTCATCGTCGCTCCGGGCCAAGGCGCCCAGACTCCAGGCTTCCTCTCTCCATGGCTTGAACTGCCGGGCCTGGCAGACCGCCTGTCTGCCTGGTCCGACCTTGTCGGCCTCGACCTGATCACCTACGGGACCACCGCGGACGCGGACGAGATCCGTGACACCGCGGTCGCGCAACCACTGCTCGTAGCCACCGGGCTGGCCGTCGCCGAGGTCCTCGGTGCCTCGCCCGGCATCGTCGCCGGGCACAGCGTCGGGGAACTGACCGCCGCCGCCCTGGCCGGAGTGCTCACCGCGGAGCAGGCCCTGACCTTCGTCCGCGAGCGCGGCCAGGCCATGGCCAAGGCCGCTGCGGTCACCGAGACCGGAATGGTCGCCGTGCTCGGCGGCGCCGAGGAGGACGTGCTGGCGGCCATCGGCAGGCACGGCCTCACCCCGGCCAACATCAACGGCGCCGGACAGATCGTGGCGGGTGGGACGCTGGCGCAGTTGGAGGCGTTCAAGGCGGAGCCGCCCGCGCGCGCCCGGCTGATCCCGCTCTCGGTCGCCGGCGCGTTCCACACCGTGCACATGGCCTCGGCGGTTCACCACCTGCGCGAGGTCGCCGCCGAAATCACGCCCCGCGACCCCTCCACCACCCTGCTGTCCAACGCGGACGGCGCGGTGGTCACCAGCGGCGCCGCGTTCGTGGAGCGTCTGATCGACCAGGTGGCCAGCCCGGTCCGCTGGGACGCCTGCATGGCCACCATGGCCGACCAGGGGGTCACCGCGATGATCGAACTGGTTCCCGGCGGCACACTGGCCGGCCTGGCCAAGCGCGCTCTGCGCGGGGTGACCACCGTTGCCCTGAAGACCCCCGACGACCTGGACGCCGCTCGTAAGGTTCTCCATGAACCGGCGTGA